A genomic window from Anopheles ziemanni chromosome X, idAnoZiCoDA_A2_x.2, whole genome shotgun sequence includes:
- the LOC131291182 gene encoding glutamine-dependent NAD(+) synthetase: protein MGHTVRVAVATLNQWAMDFQGNLERILRSIEIAVAGGATYRTGPELEVSGYSCEDHFHEPDTYLHCWEVLLELMRAPAAQNMLIDVGMPVQHRNVAYNCRVAFYNERIVLVRPKMIMCDDGNYRETRWFSPWTKERQTEELQLPRFVALALGQETVPIGDAVIATRDTCLGYEICEELWNPRSKHIDMSLAGVEIIVNGSGSYMQLRKAHITTDLIRNASYKAGGAYLFSNLRGCDGQRVYFNGCSAVALNGQVVARGRQFALGEVEVTVAAFDLQDIRAYRGALRSRSSLAASTPTYPRIQLPIELAGLAANWHTTPAGEPQATTTQGGEWSYHRPEEEIALGPACWLWDYLRRSGQGGFFLPLSGGVDSSSTAIIVYSMCRLVVEAVAGGDRQVRDDCRKILADPDYLPTDAGDLCGRLLFTCYMGTENSSQETRRRASTLAAQIRSHHLDIGIDTAVSALLGVFRLATGQTPRFRTDGGCPRQNLALQNIQARTRMVLAYLFAQLMLWVRGRPGGLLVLGSANVDEALRGYMTKYDCSSADVNPIGGISKVDLRRFLAYAQREFSLPVVAEIVQAPPTAELEPLVDGAIAQTDEQDMGLTYAELGEFGRLRKQAFCGPFSMFCKLAAAGGRDPAEIADKVKHFFRCYAINRHKMTVLTPSYHAESYSPDDNRFDHRPFLYRANWTWQFRAIDAELEQLARHHHLHHTPPNGSTAVPPPLPPPSRPADEHDSSPHDPSPTTGTGDHHGTLFFAGPHTGSANNTTTTTMSGAASAHHLYLPGDGQLTVAAGLPKSQSSGGYSRMHSSVMGKIKDRTGVPV from the exons ATGGGACACACCGTGCGGGTGGCCGTCGCCACCCTCAACCAGTGGGCCATGGACTTCCAGGGTAACCTCGAGCGCATCCTGCGTTCCATCGAAATCGCCGTCGCGGGCGGCGCCACCTACCGCACCGGACCGGAGCTGGAAGTAAG TGGGTACAGCTGCGAGGACCACTTCCACGAGCCGGACACGTACCTGCACTGCTGGGAGGTGCTGCTGGAGCTGATGCGGGCGCCGGCCGCGCAGAACATGCTGATCGACGTCGGGATGCCGGTGCAGCACCGGAACGTGGCGTACAACTGCCGGGTGGCGTTCTACAACGAGCGTATCGTGCTGGTGCGCCCGAAGATGATTATGTGCGACGATGGCAACTACCGGGAGACGCGCTGGTTCTCGCCCTGGACGAAGGAGCGCCAGACGGAGGAGCTGCAGCTGCCGCGCTTCGTGGCGCTGGCGCTCGGCCAGGAGACGGTCCCGATCGGTGACGCGGTGATCGCGACACGGGACACCTGCCTCGGCTACGAGATCTGCGAGGAGCTGTGGAACCCGCGCAGCAAGCACATCGACATGTCGCTCGCCGGCGTCGAGATCATCGTGAACGGTTCGGGCAGCTATATGCAGCTGCGCAAGGCGCACATCACCACCGACCTGATCCGGAACGCCAGCTACAAGGCGGGCGGGGCGTACCTGTTCTCCAACCTGCGCGGTTGCGACGGCCAGCGCGTTTACTTCAACGGCTGCTCGGCGGTCGCACTGAACGGACAGGTCGTGGCCCGCGGCCGCCAGTTCGCCCTCGGCGAGGTCGAGGTGACGGTGGCCGCCTTCGACCTTCAGGACATCCGCGCCTACCGGGGAGCGCTCCGTTCGCGCAGCTCCCTCGCCGCCTCCACCCCGACGTATCCGCGCATCCAGCTGCCGATCGAGCTGGCCGGACTGGCGGCTAACTGGCACACGACCCCCGCCGGCGAACCTCAGGCCACCACAACCCAGGGCGGCGAATGGAGCTACCATAGGCCGGAGGAGGAGATAGCGCTCGGACCGGCCTGCTGGCTGTGGGACTACCTGCGGCGGTCGGGGCAGGGGGGCTTCTTCCTGCCACTAAGCGGTGGCGTCGACTCCAGCAGCACCGCCATCATCGTGTACTCGATGTGCCGACTGGTGGTGGAGGCGGTCGCGGGTGGCGACCGACAGGTGCGCGACGACTGCCGCAAGATCCTCGCCGACCCGGACTACCTCCCCACCGACGCCGGCGACCTGTGCGGCCGGCTGCTCTTCACCTGCTACATGGGCACGGAGAACTCGAGCCAGGAGACGCGCCGCCGGGCGTCGACGCTGGCGGCGCAGATCCGCAGCCACCATCTGGACATCGGCATCGATACGGCCGTGTCGGCGCTGCTCGGCGTGTTCCGGCTGGCGACGGGCCAGACGCCGCGCTTCCGCACCGACGGTGGCTGCCCGCGCCAGAACCTCGCCCTGCAGAACATCCAGGCCCGGACGCGCATGGTGCTGGCGTACCTGTTCGCGCAGCTGATGCTGTGGGTGCGGGGCCGCCCCGGCGGCCTGCTCGTGCTCGGCTCGGCCAACGTCGACGAGGCGCTGCGCGGCTACATGACCAAGTACGACTGCTCGTCCGCCGACGTCAACCCGATCGGCGGCATCTCGAAGGTGGACCTGCGCCGCTTCCTAGCCTACGCCCAGCGCGAGTTCTCGCTGCCGGTCGTGGCCGAGATCGTACAGGCGCCCCCGACGGCCGAGCTGGAGCCGCTCGTGGACGGTGCGATCGCACAAACCGACGAGCAGGACATGGGCCTCACGTACGCCGAGCTCGGCGAGTTCGGGCGCCTCCGCAAGCAGGCGTTCTGCGGCCCGTTCAGCATGTTCTGCAAGCTGGCGGCGGCCGGTGGCCGCGACCCGGCCGAGATCGCCGACAAGGTGAAGCACTTCTTCCGCTGCTACGCCATCAACCGCCACAAGATGACCGTGCTGACGCCCTCCTACCACGCCGAATCGTACAGCCCGGACGACAACCGCTTCGACCATCGCCCGTTCCTGTACCGCGCCAACTGGACCTGGCAGTTCCGCGCGATCGACGCCGAGCTCGAGCAGCTAgcccgccaccaccacctccaccacacGCCACCGAATGGCAGCACCGCCGTGCCGCCCCCATTGCCGCCACCAAGCCGGCCGGCGGACGAGCACGACTCGTCGCCGCACGACCCTTCACCGACCACCGGCACCGGTGACCACCACGGGACGCTCTTCTTCGCCGGACCGCACACCGGGAGCGCCAAcaacacaaccaccaccacgatgAGCGGCGCGGCCAGCGCACACCACCTCTACCTACCCGGTGACGGCCAGCTCACGGTGGCGGCCGGCCTCCCCAAGTCCCAGAGCAGCGGCGGCTACAGCCGGATGCACTCGAGCGTGATGGGCAAAATCAAGGACCGCACCGGCGTCCCGGtctaa